The following are encoded together in the Strongyloides ratti genome assembly S_ratti_ED321, chromosome : 2 genome:
- a CDS encoding CD59 antigen domain-containing protein codes for MFSKLLCFLIIIYFLVVVEEIYCKNVLKCYYCGIRKKGTQNWISFNNETCKSKVVACTKNHVACVKARVFDHTTQFIITGCSEDKFTGCDQSELTPGGAKLERCQCKSNLCNDLEKFKLNTFKFVNDNKVEKNNDKLESHEEGAFIVTEQSFNKYDKSIINKYKEKDNSQHLNKKTPHQEVRGTSDVYIFRFL; via the exons atgttttcaaaattattatgttttcttataattatatacttCTTAGTGGTAGTTGAGgaaatatattgtaaaaatgtattaaaatgttattattgtGGTATTCGAAAAAAAGGAACACAAAATTGgatttcatttaataatgaaaCTTGTAAATCAAAGGTTGTAGCATGTACTAAAAATCATGTAGCTTGTGTTAAAGCTCGTGTTTTTGATCACACTAcacaatttattattactgGATGTTCAGAGGATAAATTTACTGGATGCGACCAAAGTGAATTAACACCAGGAGGGGCAAAACTTGAAAG aTGCCAAtgtaaaagtaatttatgtaatgatttagaaaaattcaaattaaatacttttaaatttgttaatgataataaagtagaaaaaaataatgacaaATTAGAATCACATGAAGAGGGAGCATTCATTGTCACAGAacaatcttttaataaatatgataaatcaattattaataaatataaagaaaaagataattctcaacatttaaataaaaag ACACCTCACCAAGAAGTACGTGGAACATCtgatgtttatatttttag attTCTATAG
- a CDS encoding Mediator of RNA polymerase II transcription subunit 23 yields MALIAALKNDDIKKDGERLRDVSPCISECERLFNIFYKYLTTTSLAHLFNENKDFNNRNQKLTIIECYRLLEHMSDNDQRGLALKFCIENLQMCEEVKSKQYEFEEMLTFIINKLYKNQLLHHFHCFELHVQNTDYKLKIPIDKKKFNFMKENMHLLDYKEKRNIMKSLLVEKLEQIPMHLTEIQRLHVLPIEELILEIIDRENNYIPPLFTITEVFRLTRTSTAYFFPRVSKKLVNMMSSFRPLAEMITPIGRPWLFPIIGHIGFNNSNSTWKLTEGPINKIISKAHLPYTTEYTTMQSYFLYVILKQPRGNASLKTMIPKTNSLGPNNKLNITEILNLFILEGMYECEITNLPTHHPAVQYTWLNLQHLTEFCLFHGNVYFLDLLKLLKKSLIELKYRKAKDELMWLFLQHVTISVGKFQRECMVEIAEIYKILYTGNEAWVGSSLDVMKMIKFFAPAAIWICYEKDNKEEFPKPSFIIKNHMELFKKEAEKGSELHDGMLIVIGNAISTDKINFQEKFFKVLMKQLQGNEDEEKWLLPYGRKVDKRLKAIELTSLDCFTFHAKDMTAKHLMHLLGPSSPPLFTISPAIIESLMRMMLSVEVFDLTKIQFLNLISFYIKNDNLDFTYVIAEAICFRIIDVHIHYSQRLIAIRGVIESLKRLISHDSSNLLYSILEQVFIRSFIWYNQHDMCQLLIKSLTEKLASITSHICSPVSQYTGNIEDSSMLIAPEIVKMLYFTFLKNIKLTGIDVPIEITKTINEYYKFSPTILKFFSTNPDEFVSPIVLETTNNDFLVELVANDPLVKELKYPEEYLSKPKDKYILFCIIFKFLEDNPKADFNGNFYKILAHFNPKELTLSCNTFIEYLNQRFKNIEKDESEKLIKIVNDMIFKYQVTTFDKFLLSLIMHPNDDENMIISLDIIFYLISTCNDLQQNLNFCLTFIPRREFICRADSEKFFKKMVIYHKNFPEYTFKELLQRLEKKEDFIIPEMHLPIFYKNLAELIIPTVDMMLTNGILLNYNFERYVVILKTFSPIYAYHPCPLTFIYEILFLLNCEYIKDPALFQLFTRKIISISESVKSFTVDFYQSDVFYYPSLHATCTELVGKLIEACNIKLIPPKHVARDWRFSEFPPAGQALHSGAIELMFCNYPPHEVAECLLNIAIPKAGENYHEKINAACSLLTALPMKYQDHIFSFMQNAITSKELVCCKDPQLIFTKIEDIIFHCHDIDSIPHLAVIQTFWQLASMTMYDKGIDFFVEVLVDLVTNESQLLYAARIILPFIVKMSEAKEKFKKDETIRCTSALYDMIGNICSNTETQVVYKSVLCDIMYFIKYMFIGDVLKEKAEDVIKKMPNDMQELMKFYNSTGSNTEASRKISTTNISLLSTSNRIFQRIQAPLHFEEISNNHDNAVNSHFDMLNTIQLNRSVNQQVQQGYDNVHIKSDNVENRTSQPQEYKGSQLQQHLLNSSVSFSNSIQGNMLNMNQKSQIDGRGDIGQMSRNDGISDYIMNSQKMPQIGMSSGQGVGCQNPLQSGQNMFSGDPRLQTDIRLQQKQVFQHQFNMHQSLQNKQAMSHLSNINQNTNQPMNPYNNPSQYPNMMHAQHNQGIPPYNQHMSGKQSQMQPPPGMASNFNMPQSMNPYNNPQQFPNMMHHSNIVMHQGVQNPHNISQQGISPIYPQPHMYQGMPNQQQFPPNLQGHGYNQQRM; encoded by the exons ATGGCATTAATAGCGgctttaaaaaatgatgatattaaaaaagatggaGAAAGATTAAGAGATGTATCTCCATGTATCTCAGAATGTGAAcgattatttaatattttttataaatatttg acTACAACATCACTTGctcatttatttaatgaaaataaagatttCAACAATAGAAATCAAAAATTGACAATAATTGAATGTTATCGTCTTCTTGAACATATGTCAGACAATGATCAACGTGGACTTGCACTAAAATTTTGCATAGAAAATCTTCAAATGTGCGAAGAAGTTAAGTCAAAGCAATATGAGTTTGAAGAAATGCTAACattcattataaataaattatataaaaatcaacTTCTTCATCATTTTCATTGCTTTGAACTTCATGTTCAAAATACagattataaattaaaaattccaattgacaaaaaaaaatttaattttatgaaagAAAATATGCATTTATTGGATTATAAAgagaaaagaaatataatgaaaagtTTATTAGTAGAAAAACTTGAACAAATTCCAATGCATTTAACAGAAATTCAGAGGCTACATGTTCTACCAATTGAAGAACTTATTTTGGAAATTATTGATAGAGAAAATAATTACATACCACcattatttacaataactGAAGTTTTTAGATTAACTCGTACTTCAACAGCATACTTTTTTCCTCgtgtttcaaaaaaattagttaatatGATGTCATCATTCCGACCTCTTGCAGAAATGATTACTCCAATTGGAAGACCATGGCTTTTTCCAATTATTGGTCATATTGgatttaataattctaataGTACATGGAAATTGACAGAAGGacctataaataaaattatttcaaaagcTCATTTACCTTATACTACAGAATACACAACAATGCAATCATACTTTctttatgtaattttaaaacaaccTCGTGGGAATGCATCATTAAAAACAATGATTCCAAAAACCAATAGTTTAGGAcctaataataaattaaatataacagaaatattaaatttatttattttagaagGTATGTATGAATGTGAAATTACAAATTTACCTACTCATCATCCTGCAGTACAATACACATGGTTAAATTTACAACATTTAACAGAATTTTGTCTTTTTCATGGTAATGTATATTTTCTTGacttgttaaaattattaaaaaagtctTTGATTGAATTGAAGTATCGAAAGGCAAAAGATGAACTAATGTGGTTGTTTCTTCAACATGTTACAATAAGTGTTGGTAAATTTCAACGTGAATGTATGGTAGAAATAGctgaaatttataaaattctaTATACTGGAAATGAAGCCTGGGTAGGTAGTAGTTTAGATGTTATGAAAATGATTAAATTCTTTGCTCCTGCTGCTATATGGATTTGCtatgaaaaagataataaagaAGAATTTCCAAAAccaagttttattattaaaaatcatatggaattgtttaaaaaagaagCAGAAAAAGGTAGTGAATTACATGATGGAATGTTGATTGTTATTGGAAATGCAATATCAACTGATAAAATCAATTTTcaggaaaaattttttaaagttttaatgaAACAATTACAGGGAAATGAAGACGAAGAAAAGTGGTTATTACCTTATGGGAGAAAAGTTGATAAACGTTTAAAAGCAATTGAATTAACATCTTTGGATTGTTTTACTTTTCATGCAAAAGATATGACTGCAAAACATTTAATGCATTTACTTGGTCCTTCCAGTCCTCCTTTATTTACTATTTCTCCAGCTATTATAGAATCTCTTATGAGAATGATGTTGTCTGTTGAAGTTTTtgatttaacaaaaatacaatttttaaatttaatatcattttatattaagaaTGATAATTTAGATTTTACATATGTTATTGCCGAAGCAATTTGTTTTAGAATAATTGATGTTCATATACACTATTCTCAAAGATTAATAGCCATTCGTGGAGTTATTGAAAGTCTTAAAAGATTAATATCCCATGATTCAtcaaatcttttatattctATTTTAGAACAAGTATTTATAAGATCATTTATTTGGTACAATCAACATGATATGTGTCAACTTTTAATTAAGTCTCTTACTGAAAAACTTGCTTCCATTACTTCTCATATATGTTCACCAGTTTCTCAATATACTGGTAATATTGAGGATTCTTCAATGTTAATAGCACCAGAAATTGTGAAAATGTTAtactttacttttttaaaaaatataaaattaactgGAATTGATGTTCCTATTGAAATAACCAAAACAATTAATgaatattacaaattttcTCCAAcgatattaaaatttttcagtACTAATCCTGATGAATTTGTTTCACCAATAGTTTTAGAAACAACTAATAATGACTTTTTAGTTGAATTAGTTGCTAATGATCCATTAGTTAAAGAACTCAAATATCCTGAggaatatttatcaaaaccaaaagataagtatattttattttgtataatattcaaatttctTGAAGATAATCCAAAAGCTGATTTTAATggaaatttttacaaaatactTGCTCATTTTAATCCTAAAGAATTGACTTTATCATGTAACACTTTTATAGAATATCTTAATCAacgttttaaaaatattgaaaaagatgaaagtgaaaaacttattaaaatagtaaatgatatgatatttaaatatcaagTGACAACATTTGACAAATTTTTACTATCATTAATAATGCATCCAAATGATGATGAAAATATGATTATATCTttagatattatattttatcttatttcaACTTGTAATGATTtacaacaaaatttaaacttttgtttaacttttataCCACGTAGAGAATTTATTTGTCGTGCTGATtcagaaaaattttttaaaaaaatggtaatatatcataaaaattttccagagtatacttttaaagaattattacaaagattggaaaaaaaagaagattttATAATTCCAGAAATGCATTTaccaattttttataaaaatttagctGAATTAATAATACCTACTGTAGATATGATGTTAACTAATGGTATcttgttaaattataattttgaaagatatgtagtaattttaaaaacattttcacCAATATATGCATACCATCCCTGCcctttaacatttatttatgaaattttatttcttttaaattgtGAATATATTAAGGATCCTGCactttttcaattatttacaagaaaaattatatcaatttcAGAAAGTGTGAAAAGTTTTACTGTAGATTTTTATCAAAGTgatgtattttattatccATCACTACATGCAACATGTACTGAATTAGTGGGTAAATTAATTGAAGcttgtaatataaaattaattccaCCAAAACATGTTGCAAGAGATTGGAGATTTAGTGAATTTCCTCCTGCTGGTCAAGCTTTGCATTCAGGAGCCATTGAACTCATGTTTTGTAATTATCCTCCACATGAGGTAGCTgaatgtttattaaatattgcaATTCCAAAAGCAGGTGAAAATTAtcatgaaaaaataaatgcaGCCTGTTCATTATTAACAGCTTTACCAATGAAATATCAAGACCATATATTTAGTTTCATGCAGAATGCCATAACATCTAAAGAATTAGTTTGTTGTAAAGATcctcaattaatttttacaaaaattgaagatattatttttcattgcCATGATATAGATTCTATACCACATCTTGCTGTTATTCAAACATTTTGGCAATTAGCTTCAATGACAATGTATGATAAAGGTATTGACTTTTTTGTAGAAGTATTAGTTGATCTTGTAACAAATGAAAGTCAACTTTTGTATGCTGCAAGAATTATTCTTCCATTTATTGTAAAGATGTCAGAAgctaaagaaaaatttaaaaaggaTGAAACTATAAGATGTACTAGTGCATTATATGATATGATAGGAAACATTTGTAGTAATACAGAAACTCAAGTAGTATATAAAAGTGTACTTTGTGACATAATGTATTTCATTAAGTATATGTTTATTGGTGatgttttaaaagaaaaagctGAAGatgttatcaaaaaaatgCCAAATGATATGCAAGAATTgatgaaattttataattcaaCGGGATCTAATACTGAGGCAAGTAGAAAAATTTCTACTACAAATATATCACTTCTTTCTACATCAAATAGAATATTTCAAAGAATTCAAGCACCTCTTCATTTTGAAGAAATTTCTAATAATCATGATAATGCTGTTAATAGTCATTTTGATATGTTAAATACAATTCAATTAAATAGAAGTGTGAATCAACAAGTACAACAAGGATATGATAATGTTCATATTAAGTCGGATAACGTTGAAAATCGTACTTCTCAACCTCAAGAATATAAGGGTTCTCAATTACAACAACATTTACTTAACTCTTCAGTTTCATTTTCAAATTCAATTCAGGgaaatatgttaaatatgAATCAAAAATCGCAAATCGATGGAAGAGGTGATATTGGTCAAATGTCTCGTAATGATGGAATATCTGATTATATTATGAATTCACAAAAAATGCCACAAATTGGGATGTCATCTGGGCAAGGTGTTGGATGTCAAAATCCTCTTCAAAGTGGACAAAATATGTTTTCAGGTGATCCAAGATTACAAACAGATATTCGTTTACAACAAAAACAAGTTTTTCAACATCAATTTAATATGCACCAATCTTTGCAAAATAAACAAGCAATGTCACATTTATCtaatattaatcaaaataCTAATCAACCAATGAATCCATATAATAATCCTTCACAATATCCAAATATGATGCATGCACAGCATAATCAAGGTATACCACCTTACAATCAACATATGTCTGGAAAGCAATCACAAATGCAACCACCTCCAGGAATGGCATCAAACTTTAATATGCCTCAAAGTATGAATCCATACAATAATCCGCAACAATTCCCAAATATGATGCATCATTCTAATATTGTAATGCATCAAGGGGTTCAAAACCCTCATAATATTTCACAACAAGGTATATCTCCAATTTATCCCCAACCACATATGTATCAAGGAATGCCAAATCAACAACAATTTCCTCCTAATTTACAGGGACATGGATATAACCAACAAAGAATGtga
- a CDS encoding MAM domain and Concanavalin A-like lectin/glucanases superfamily domain-containing protein translates to MTTEGTNELKNNIDNSLNYCDFENNDLCGWISLKDYWKITQNVELDAIHSISTSPTGVGNFIYIQKDPSIDEPGYLISPEITSTQFSHITIQFYYRKNSISPIIDICVTKGDITKLRCLESISDKGPQQWIFKNIRIPDQIEPFKIVFRVRNMKSIMDVVAIDQINIENIQTTKNGIRGIKPQKNNDIENVSTKNDKKLTNLNIKNEMESEEKSNNYLKKNSKTPQSFNFNVGEFPSFAQGVDIFRPNEETSRGCVAVRCSFMKNSCLWSLDNGWKRIDGNLAIEKIGSESITSGLFLVPLASFFEFDLWMSNSAMVSITQTYDNHEEILFSQKGMSSNGWHRFRIPLQAGFVPSTISIKAIINKNDFVTISNVKLVNSNGEEISCETVQTEPQQKISVQQIINKKQLINNYNKGSLQRDQPILARLNGMPVILPTPITMTPIKPLRYNNFERLTSLQQTNLIHENTKIIKPRIYPSSLKTTTPSPKNDLSNLFKFTQQIPGEWQQKIINSIIPGTNVDNKDVSEQKINNKQTLNIGKLLSSIGGQPLLENQLKHLAQKFGFTGINDPRAIELFQKFVNNPMVNQRMSELINNEISKNKNDLVNVKTGVSPIIPINANVKDFEKGFKEKLMNDNLKDSLKDQEINSEIIKKFAKFIELPTSNKNDQQPFTRNNLDFIVHNALSHSDSSF, encoded by the exons ATGACTACAG AAGGAacaaatgaattaaaaaataatattgataatagtttaaattattgtgattttgaaaataatgatcTGTGTGGTTGGATAagtttaaaagattattggAAGATTACACAAAATGTTGAATTAGATGCAATACATTCTATTAGTACTTCTCCTACAGGTG ttggaaattttatttatattcaaaaagaTCCATCTATTGATGAACCAGGGTATTTGATTTCTCCTGAAATTACTTCAACACAATTTTCACATATTacaatacaattttattatcgaAAAAATTCAATATCTCCAATAATAGATATCTGTGTAACTAAGGGAGATATAACAAAGCTTCGTTGCTTAGAGAGTATCTCAGATAAAGGACCACAACAAtggatatttaaaaatattcgtATACCTGACCAAATAGAACcatttaaaattgtatttagAGTTAGGAATATGAAATCAATTATGGATGTTGTTGCGATTGaccaaataaatattgaaaatatacaGACAACTAAAAATGGAATAAGAGGAATTAAACcgcaaaaaaataatgacatAGAAAATGTGTCaacaaaaaatgataaaaaattgacaaatttaaatataaaaaatgaaatggAATCAGAAGAAAAgtcaaataattatttaaaaaaaaattctaaaactcctcaatcttttaattttaatgttggAGAATTTCCATCATTTGCACAGGGTGTTGATATTTTTAGACCGAATGAGGAAACATCACGTGGATGTGTTGCTGTTAGATGTtcatttatgaaaaatagtTGTTTATGGTCATTAGATAATGGTTGGAAAAGAATTGATGGAAATTTAGCTATAGAAAAAATTGGAAGTGAAAGTATTACATCTGGATTATTTTTAGTACCACTTGCatcattttttgaatttgatCTTTGGATGAGTAATTCTGCCATGGTATCAATAACTCAAACTTATGATAATCatgaagaaatattattttctcaAAAAGGAATGTCAAGTAATGGATGGCATCGTTTTCGTATACCACTTCAAGCAGGATTTGTACCATCAACAATATCTATTAAagcaattattaataaaaatgattttgtaACTATTTCAAATGTTAAATTAGTTAATAGTAATGGTGAAGAAATTTCCTGTGAAACTGTTCAAACAGAACCACAACAAAAAATTTCCGTACAACagataattaataaaaaacagttgattaataattataataaaggTTCACTTCAAAGAGATCAACCTATACTAGCACGGTTAAATGGGATGCCTGTAATTTTACCTACTCCAATTACAATGACACCAATTAAACCGTTAAggtataataattttgaacgATTAACATCTCTCCAACAAACAAATTTGATACatgaaaatacaaaaattataaaaccaAGAATTTATCCTTCATCATTAAAAACAACAACACCATCAcctaaaaatgatttatctaatttatttaaattcacCCAACAAATTCCTGGTGAATGgcaacaaaaaataattaatagtaTTATTCCTGGAACAAATGTTGATAATAAAGATGTTTCTGAACAGAAAATCAATAATAAacaaactttaaatataggaaaattattatcttcaATAGGTGGTCAACCTTTATTAGAAAAtcaattaaaacatttagcACAAAAATTTGGTTTTACAGGAATAAATGATCCTCGTGCTATAGaattatttcaaaagttTGTTAATAATCCTATGGTAAATCAACGGATGAGTGaacttataaataatgaaatttcaaaaaataaaaatgatttagtTAATGTAAAAACAGGTGTCTCACCAATAATTCCTATTAATGCTAATGTAAAAGATTTTGAAAAAggttttaaagaaaaattaatgaatgaTAATCTTAAAGATTCTCTAAAAGATCAAGAAATTAATagtgaaataataaaaaagtttgctaaatttattgaattaccaacatctaataaaaatgatcAACAACCTTTTACAAGAAACAATTTAGACTTTATTGTACACAATGCTCTTAGCCATTCTGATAGtagtttttga
- a CDS encoding Pre-mRNA-processing factor 17 produces the protein MDLLIDNYGSGSEGEIESDPETERMMEPITDSSNLQLAPSVISLENKVVAIGIEKGNNKLLGYNPKFEELYAPSVGPKNPYKSNESLAPKNMLTGYVEKTHLSDFHFEKEIRSFDTLGYAANPSSSIGKNIIGDMNKAELYNGASLFEGAKTGREKRKRQVNRDPSDLEGFTGPWARFEDEETISKPTQEQQEKINEYLKKQQMKSKKFKKIAQDEEHLLDESVIVHIKESVDYRGRSFMDLPSYSGVNLREDFVPQNCTIPKRLLHTFNGHQKQVNAMKWFPKSGHLFLSCSMDGKVKLWDTYNKNQCLLTYKGHVKPVKDICFNYDGTEFISASFDRYLKLWDTETGKVKNRFDAKSIPFCCKFNPDQDKNNMIMAGLQNKKITQWDTRSGEVVQTYDRHLGAVNSITFFDRNRRFVSTSDDKSLRIWEWEIPVDTKLIQNVGLHSIPTMTKSPDDQWIIGQSMDNRIVLFQLIDDKLKFAKKKSLRGHNTQGFPCTTDFSPDMTYVISGDGDGKLFIWNWKTHRIEAQWKAHDKQTMVSLWHPHEKSKIITGGGDGVIKMWN, from the exons atgGATTTGTTAATTGATAATTATGGAAGCGGAAGTGAGGGTGAAATTGAGTCTGATCCTGAGACAGAACGTATGATGGAGCCAATCACTGATTCATCAAACTTGCAGTTAGCTCCTAGTGTGATATCCCTAGAAAATAAAGTTGTTGCAATTGGTATAGAAAAAGGAAATAACAAATTACTAGGATATAATCCAAAATTTGAAGAATTATACGCACCTTCA GTTGGTCCTAAAAATCCatataaaagtaatgaaAGTTTAGCACCAAAGAATATGCTAACAGGGTATGTTGAAAAAACTCATTTATCAGATTTTCATTTTGAAAAAGAGATTCGTTCTTTTGATACTCTTGGGTATGCTGCTAATCCTAGTAGTAGTATTGGTAAGAATATTATAGGTGATATGAATAAAGCTGAATTATACAATGGTGCTTCTTTGTTTGAAGGAGCAAAAACAGGAAGAGAAAAAAGGAAACGACAAGTCAATAGGGATCCCTCTGACTTAGAAGGTTTCACTGGTCCTTGGGCTCGTTTTGAAGATGAAGAAACAATATCCAAACCAACTCAAGAACaacaagaaaaaataaatgaatatttgaAGAAACAACAAATGAAGAGCAAAAAATTCAAGAAAATTGCACAAGATGAAGAACATCTTTTAGATGAAAGTGTTATTGTACATATAAAAGAATCTGTTGATTACCGTGGAAGATCATTTATGGATCTTCCTTCTTATAGTGGGGTTAACTTGAGAGAAGATTTTGTTCCTCAAAATTGTACAATACCTAAAAGGCTTTTACATACTTTTAATGGACATCAGAAACAAGTAAACGCTATGAAGTGGTTTCCCAAAAGTGGTCACTTGTTTTTATCATGTAGTATGGATggaaaagtaaaattatgggatacatataataaaaatcaatgTCTACTTACATATAAAGGTCATGTTAAACCAGTCAAAGATATTTGTTTTAACTACGATGGAACAGAATTTATTTCTGCTTCTTTCGAcagatatttaaaattatgggACACTGAAACAggtaaagttaaaaatagattTGATGCTAAAAGCATTCCATTTTGTTGTAAATTTAATCCCGATCaagacaaaaataatatgataatggctggattacaaaataaaaaaattactcaATGGGATACAAGAAGTGGTGAAGTTGTACAAACGTACGATCGTCACTTAGGTGCTGTTAACTCAATAACATTCTTTGATAGGAATCGGAGATTTGTATCAACTTCTGATGACAAGTCATTAAGAATATGGGAATGGGAGATACCAGTAGATACTAAATTAATTCAAAATGTTGGTTTACATTCTATACCAACGATGACAAAAAGTCCTGATGACCAATGGATTATTGGACAATCTATGGACAATAGGATTGTACTTTTCCAACTTAttgatgataaattaaaatttgccAAAAAGAAATCGCTTCGTGGTCACAATACTCAAGGTTTTCCTTGTACAACAGATTTCTCACCTGACATGACTTACGTTATTTCTGGTGACGGAGATggcaaattatttatttggaATTGGAAAACACACAGAATTGAGGCACAATGGAAAGCTCATGATAAACAGACGATGGTCTCATTATGGCATCCTCatgaaaaatcaaaaattataacaggTGGAGGGGATGGTGTAATTAAAATGTGGaattaa